CAATTAACATTGCACTTGGAAAAATTTTGAGGGGAATAAAATGGCATGGGTATTGATTGTTGCTTCTTTGGTAGTGCTTTGGGTAGTATTTCTTTGTAAATTGATCACAAGGTTCAACTACCTTAGGTCAATTTCACGAGCTCGACCTCCCGATCTTGCAGATATTCCAGCGAAagacaaagggaaaaaaaataaaaaaggagagaaaagtCTTCTTTGGGTTAGTGTGTGGGTCCCCCAAAATAGTAGAAATAATTGAGTGATGTGAATTGAAAATAGTTGCCAAACGGGTGGGTATTAGaaaattggggtattttaagtaatgagtgatgagtgaggaaaattgagtgaggagtgatgagtgatgagtgatgaaaaaaaaaatagcttgaTGAACTTTGACTTCTATACCAAATTCAAGAGCTCGGCTTGTCCCAATAGCTTCAATCTCAAAAGATTGAAAGGCTTGGGGGAGCTGTTGGGATAAAGAAGCAATGACTAAGTCCTGTGAATTATGAACTACCACTTCGATTCTAGACTTGTTCTCCTTGGGGAGGATTGcaccatcaaaattaattttaaagctATTCGTAGGTGGAGCCTTCCAGGAAACATGAGTTCTGGGTGGATGAAGATGCTGAGGTGGATGTATAGCAATGAATTCCTCAAACTAATCCGTGGAAAGCTGAGCGAATTGATCAATGTTGCATCATGGTTGAACCAAACGAACTTGGTTTCTTTGATTCCAAATCGACTAGGCGGTTATTGCAAATAACTCCAGATTTCTGTTTTGTTTCAAAACCCATGAAAGAAGCTCCTTGAAATCCAATAAAGAAGAGGTATTGAAAATTTGCCTTTATATAAAGAAATTTGGTTACAAGCATGGTTATAGCCAATGGTTACAActcatactaaaaaaaaaaaatttaatataactacatatttgaaaatctaatagatatattacatgttctttatgtttttaatatgcatgtcaaatttcgtgTCAATAAGatgatatttattattcaatccataaatttactttttgtacataattttatactacaaaaacttaaaatttaaatatttgattaatgacatagttattgatttttgattttatgaaaattttgcaagtatggaaaatataagaagaaaatgtaatcccaataaattgaaacaaagtttgGTGGATAGTGAGTTAAATGTCAAAGACAAATTGATAGCTTTGCTTTTTATAGCTTTGGGATTTTCTGCTTAAATCCTTTAAGGAAGAATTTTGTTTGAAATAGTGGGAATTAGTAGAACATTTGGTAGTACTATTCTTGAAAGATtgggttgttttgttttgtgttgaaCATGTTAAGTTGGTTGATGAACTAGCGGGCGGGCGGGGGCATGGCCCCCCctagatttttaaaaaacccctccttgtattttttatgaaaaaaaaaaattatactaatttTTGCACATTAGCCCCTTAAGAAAATAATCTAGCTTTGCCACTTGATCTGGTTTTATTTGGTTTGTTGCTTTAGTATAAGGTGAATGAAAACTTCTAGAGCTACTAAATTTATGGGTTCATGAAAACAAGTGTCAATCAAATAATTGagattaaatcaaataaaatgcATATTTGAGATTTTGAGTGTAGCAACCGATTATCTAGCACATCAGTGAGCTCCCAAGTGCATATAACGTCTTTGCATTACATCATGGGCTTTCAAACACTCCAAACCCATTTTTAAGGCCTCCAATTCAATGACACCGAAAAtatgtaatgaaaaaaaagCCCTTCTATGCCCTTAAAGCCCACATGCTAGAAATAAGTTTCGGCTTAGGCCCAAATGATAGTTTTGTGAAAAACACAATTAGGCTCATGTACATATTTGAGTTACATATTTtagagtaattcttaggtaATCATGGAGTACAGAGAATGATGCTTCATCCTTTTATATTCATGGTAGGGTTTATTCAATAAATTCATGATGAGATCCATCttgaatgtgagaggagagagcacTATTTTTCCGTACTTTGGAAATACTTAAGAATTTTCCCATAGTtcatatcaaaataattaaaatagaatttataaatttagatAAGAAAGTACTATGGTCTTCaaagtaattttgttttttttttgtttttttattatacaaaatagaattttatccTAGCCTAATCTTAGTGTATGTGTGTAAATCTCCTTCATGGAGATTTGAATCCCGCCTCTTGTTCCCCCACATTCTATAAGTACTTATACTTATAAAGTGACCATTGCGTCTATGGTTTACAATGGtcaaagtaaattattttaagttcTAACAACTAAGAATAGTTCATATTACCACTGTGCACCCTTTGCGTGACGATCACTTCATAAGTACAAGTGTTTGTAGGGTATGGGGGGTAAGGGTCGAGTTCAAGTTTACCGGATGAAgttttacatacatatacacttagattaggatagagcaaaatttttatcttgtatatatatatatataattaaaaaaaaaagttcatattaaaataattaaaatagaatttaaaaattagCTAATAAACTTCTGCCTCAAGTAAATTATCCTAAGTCCTAACAACTAAGAAATCACTTGGGAATAGAGTTTCATTTGAACTAtcttatatctatatatattggataagagaaaacaaaaattattatttatttattataatatatattacttGATAAACAAGCAAACGTTGAAAAAAACCATATCTAAAGCCTCTTTCGGCTATACCAATACATTTACTTTTtacaacaaagaagaaaaacttaaaaCCCTAACGCAAAACTAAAACCTCTAAAATCTCCTAGTGGCTGCGTCCATGGCTCCTATCATCAGAAGGCTGATTTATTCACCTCTTTTTTCCAACTTGctaaatcataaaacctctacTCTGCTCGCTCCACTGTCTGTTCGTTCCTTCAGCACCAACCTTTGGACTTCGTTCGATTCCAGCGATGAATTCTGCTCTATCAACTGTCACGGCGGTTCAATGACTCGCACCGACCAGTTCCACGCTCGTCGTGGTATTATTCATATTTCaccatcttcctttttttttatagtttaattcAAGCTTATGGGTTTTACTTTTACAGGTACACATGATCAGATAACAGAGTATCCATGGCAACTGGAAGGACCACAAGGGACATATGAGGCAAAGAAAGTTGATGATGGTTTGTTTGTTAGGGTAGACATGCCGGGCATAGATAAGAGTGAGGTTAAGATCAATGTGGAAGAAGATAGCTTGGTTATAAAAGGAGAAGGTCTTAAACAATCAGAGCACGAGAGTAGTGGCAGGACCTATGTTGGAAGCATTGATCTCTGCCCCAATTTCTTCAAGTTGGATGAGACAAAGGCTCAGATGCGTAATGGGATTCTAAGGTTGATCATTCCCAAGATGAAGGACGGTCAAAAAGAGTCCAAGACTGTTTCACAGATCAGGGTAGAGTGACCACAAATTGATTAACTGATCATTGATATTTGTTTGCTTCTTTCATGGCCTGCCTCTCCCTTTTTCCTTATAAGATTTTGTTGCTTCCGGTGTTAAaggttttttaatatatagtaCTAGTTGATTTGATGGTATTAGTGGCCATTGGCACAAATGTTGATGAAAGTTTTTAGACTGGTAAGCAGTTGTTGATATCTATGGCGATTAGTATGACAATTTATGACATACTAGTGCGGTTTTTTCCTTCATTCTAGCACATAACAATCTTCATAATTActcttgtatatatatttttaatcaaattactGTTTATTGAATCATTTGTTGTGGATTCTAGAGTCTGGTTTGTGAGTAATTTTGGAAGTGATATGTGATGTGGGCTCTAACATCTTACAAATGTTAAGGTATTCATTCATTTTGGTTGTTCTCTTTAAGATGTTGAAGCAACTTTACGGAGTGAATGGATTTTTGGTCTTAAATAAAAGAGGCTGCTTATTTTGGGGCTGGTGCTGTCTTTGTAGGCTTTCGGAATCTTGAATGAAGAGGATTCTAAAGCTCCTGATGCTTTTGTAGCTAGAAATAGTTCTGCAATTGACATGTGGAGGTTGAATTTAGATGTCCTACAGTGAAACAGGGCTCTGTGATTCTCAATTACGATTTGTGAAAACGAAAATGCAATAGAGCCTTAATCATTGGATGGTCTCAAAAGATTAAATAGCTGTGTTTCTTTAATACTTCAAAATCACCAAGCAAGATTGCATCTCCATATAGTGGCCATGAAGGATGTTTTAGTATACACCAGATTGAATCCATATACTTGCCCTTTgatcctttcttttctttccttcatgCATATATAGGAGTagcaaaaaatactttttttttttggtaaactgaAATTCAATTAAACAGGAAAACTAAATGGCAGAGGCAACATTAGTGCCTATTTTGTCCGTATACAGCCCACATCTATCTGCCTCAATGAGAGGGATCAAGTCCACAGGCGAACTAGATAGCAGAACAAAATTTACAGATTGAAGAAGGCCTAATCTAGACAGCTTGTCCGCGCACGAGTTGGCTTCTCGAAAGATATGTCTAATATGGCACTGAGGAAAGAGAGCAATCAGATGTTTACAATCGTCAAAAAGAGGGGAGAGTATAGTGTTAGCAAAGGCCGGGTTATTGAGAGCATCAACTACTGCACTAGCATCCAATTCAACAGTGACAGAATGAAGATTCAACTGGTGGCAGAGTTGAAGGCCATCTCGCAGCGCCCAAACCTCAGCTATAAAGCTGTTGGTGTTCCCAATATGTCTCGAAAAACCTCCAATCCAGTTTCCTTGATCATCCCTTATCAATCCTCCACAACCAGCAGCGTTCAAAAGATCAGAAGCCGACCCATCTGTATTTAATTTCACCCAACCTGTATCTGGTTTATCCCATCTGATTTGTCTAGTCATTATAGTTTGGTTCCTTTTAGGCCGACTGATACACAAGGCATATTCTGTAGCTTGCATGATGATGCTCTTGACCAACTGCGGATTTGCTCCTTTGCCTTTAAAGACCGCTTGGTTGCGTTGATTCCAAATAAGCCAAATGGCAAATGGAAACAAAACATTCCAAGGGGGATGATTCGAAGAGGACAGCCTCTTTGGCTTTGTGTTGGAATTTAACCATTCATTGATTCCCTGCAAGAAGAAGTTAGGATTGTTGCTTTGAGCCCCAAGATGGTGCCATGTTGGTTTAACCACATTGCAGTCTCGAAGAGCATGGAGAATGGATTCATTTGCTTTATGACACATCGGGCAGGAACCATTTAACTGCATGCCTCTTGCTGCCAAACACTCTTTCACACCTATGGCCTGATGTAAACACTTTCACATGAACATTTGGATTTTTGGAAGGGTAGACAGCTTCCAAATCCACGTGCCATCAAAGGCGATAGTGTCCTGGTAGTCCGAAGCTAAGAGGTAGGTACTCCTAGCATCAAAACCCCCTTTAGGGGAGAATTTCCACGCTAGTTTATCCCCATTTCTCTCAAAAATGGGAGTAGGAACAGCCTGGACAGAGGCCTTAATTTCCGGGGGAAACTCGAATGGAATAGTGCTCCAATCCCAACCACTAGTAGTGCACACATCTCTGACTTTTAGGTTTTCAGTCTCATGGGGGAAGGGACCTTGTAAGAGATTCCTTAAAGGGCCAAGATCTGACCAGCAGTCAAACCAGAAATTCAGCTCGCTGTTGTGGCCGGGCACCCATTTAACTCCCTTTTTAAACACCTCTTCCCCTTTTCTCAGTCCTTTCCATGTGGGGGAGCAAGCAAGTCTAGCTGCGTTTCTGGAATTAATGCGTTGTCTAGTGCAATACTTCAACTTTAGGACTTTAGACCAAGGAGCATTGCCTTCCGTATGCAGCCTCCAGTTGAGTTTGGCTAAAAGGGCTGTATTTCTGCCTTTGGCTGTTTGAAGACTCAATCCTCCTTGATTTTTAGGTTTGGTGACTTTGCTCCAATTAACCCAATGCATTTTCTTGGTTTGATCTGTGGTcccccaaaggaaattcctGTTCACCCGGTCTAATCCATCTAGGATCTTGCTTGGCAATAAGTTACATTGCATTACATAATTAGGAATAATGGATGAGGAGGATTGGATGAGTACCATTCTACCCGCCATGGATAAAAGGTTTGCTTTCCAACCCGCGAGTTTTTTCTTAACTCTATCTAGGACAAAGGAGAAGTCTTGCCTACAATTGCTTGGATGCTTAAGCGGAAAGCCCAAATACTTTCCCAAATTAGAAGTTGGGGTAAAGCCGAGAATATTGGACAAAGCTTCTCTTTGCTCCGAGTCTACATTTGGAGAGAAATAAACCCGGGACTTCGCTGCACTTATAGTTTGACCCGATTTAGCACAAAAATCATTAAGCACTTCCCTGATAGCTAAGCAGTTCTCCGGGTTAGCATGAGCAAACAGTACCAAGTCATCCGCGAAGAATAGATGGGAAAAAGCCAGCCCATTTCTAGAGGTTTTGACTGGGTTCCAGCTCTTATCCGCACATTTCAGCTCTATCAAATGGCTTAAATACTCCATGCAGATGATAAAAAGGTAAGGGGAGAGGGGATCCCCTTGCCTAATGCCTCTCAAAGGCTGAAAAGGCTCCAGGCAGCCCCCATTAAAGAGAAGGGAGGAAGAGACTGAAGAGAGGCAACTCATAATTAAATCAATCAAACTACAAGGGAAGTTTAAGTTAAGAAGCATTTCTCGGATGAAGCTCCATTCAATCTTGTCATAAGCTTTTTCAAGATCAATCTTGATGGCCATAAGGCCATTTTTCCCTTTGGTTCTACCAATAGAATGGACTAACTCTTGGACAATGATAAAATTATCCACCCCTCTCCTCCCCGAAACAAACGCAGCTTGAAGAGGTGATATTAATCTCTCCAGATGAGGCCTGATCCGAGCCACAATAATTTTAGTGATGATTTATAGACCAAGTTGCACAAGCTGATTGGTCTATAGTTGGCAATAGTTTCAGGACCTTGCATTTTAGGGATAAGAACAATATGGGTTTTGTTGAGATAATCAGGGATTTTCCTTTAAGTAAAGGCTTTCAGCACTTCATCCTTGACTGAGTCACCCACAGTAAGCCAAAAACGTTGGAAGAACCCCGTATGAAGGCCATCTCCTGGTGCCTTATAAGGTTTCATAGACCATAGAGCATGCTTAATCTCATCAATGCTAACCCTCTTTTCAAGGGATGACTTCACCTCATCAGTAAGTTGAGCACGCCACTGGTACCTCAAATTTGAGACCCGGTGACCACTTTCATGAGAGGTGGTATACAACTTGATAAACCCTCTTCTAAAATGTTCCATCACCTCCCTTTCCTCCGTCAACCAAATCCCCAAATCATCCATGACTGCTACAATGTGATTTCTCTTCCTTCTTACAATAATAGAAACGTGATAGAAGGAAGTGTTACGATCGCCCTGAATCATCCAGTTGATTCTGGATTTTAGGGCCCACAGATCACGCTCCTGATCAAGAAGAAGCTCAAGATCCTGGTGGAGTTGCTTTTCTAAAGTAATGAGATCATTGTTCGGGTGGGCAGCCAGCGCTTTCTAAACCCCGTAAAGTGTAGCaataactctctttttcttatgGTGAACATTGCCAAAATGAGTTTTATTCCACACTGACGCATCCCTGGAAAAAGTGTTGATACATTCTGCCAAATCTCTGCCCTCGTTCCAGGCCCGAGACACCACACTAGGAAAGGTGATATCAGAGAGCCAGAATTCTTGGAATTTAAACGGTCTAGTAAGATGAATGGCCCTATTGGGAAGAGACTCCATAAGGACCGGGCAATGGTCTGAGTGACATCTAGGAAGGTGCATGACTTTTGCATAAGGAAAAAGCAGACACCAATCCGGTTCATAAAAAATCTATCGATTCTCTCAAGAATAAGATTATTAAGCTCTCTTTTGTTTGACCACGTGTATCTCGGCCCCGAGAACCCCATATCAACCATGTTACAAGAATCAAAACAGTCCTTAAAAGCTAACGAGCGATTAACATGAACTCCTCTGCCCCCATACTTATCCTTCTCAATTAAaggttcattaaaatcaccagtCATAACCCAGGGTTTATTATGAAGCTCAGCCACTTTAGATAGATTATCCCATAATATATGCCTTTCCTCACTCCTCGGACTAGCATAAATTGCGGAAAAAATCCAGGTAAGATTAGAAGGGCGTACCTTAACTTCGACATGAATTTCCTGCTCCGTGTTGGCTAATGCTTCCACTTCCACTTCCACTCTGTCCGAATTCCACAAAAGCCAAAGTCCTCCAGCGTACCTTATTGTTTCAGTGTGGATAGCCCCATCAAACGGGAGCCTGTTTGTAATCTCTTTGGCTCTAACAGCGCCAAGCTTAGTCTCCATGATTACCATAATGGCAGGATCATGGTTTTGAACCAGATCATGTATATGACTCTGAAAATTGGGCTTCAGAGCGCCCCTGCTATTCCAAATAATGATCTTCATTATGGGGGAATGGACGGTTATAGAGTACTCTTCAAAAGGATGATTTTGCATCACCCCCTTCCTCAGAGACCACTCTGTCCTCTTCACCAATTTCATCACTCGACCCATTCTTGGAATGCAAGCCAGCTGAATTTCCCACACCCCCAGCTTCAAATCCCAAGCTTCCTTCACCTTCAGGACGAACCACCTTGTCGTGCACATGGCCCCTGCTTTGATCTCGACTTTGCTCGCCTGAGAATTTTTTCTCGCCTTCCCAATCACTAATGGTGCCTACACCGTCATCAATGGTGGCCGTGAACATGAAGGAGTCACAAGGGGAAGCCTCAGACCCATGGTTAGCATTTTTAGAGGCACTAGCAGATAGGGAAGTAAGTTTAGACGACAAGCCTTGGAATGGGTTTTTGACGACGCACCCAGGGAGAATACCAGAAGGAGAGTTTCTAGCAATTTTCTTTTTGCCTCTCACTGAGTGAgaatttttctttatgtttaaAGCTAACTCGGGTAGAGGTTCTGACTTACCAACAAAAGCGTCATTGGGCTTACCTTCAGTGTCTGAATTCAGGTGTGGGCCAAAGCCCATCGACGAGTTGCTCGCTGCCACATGCTTCATATTGAAGCCCACCTTTGTTTGCTCAACCCGTATGTTTTTGGATGGGAATTGGTTAGCAAACTTCCCATCTGGTTTGGTGGTCCCTACCAGActgggattttgtttttttccccttgcAGCTCCTTTTTTCCTGGTAACAACCATCCAGGGACCGTACTGACAAGAGGCCTCCTCCACTACACTCGTACCCGACGTGGCTTTGTCAGTTAAGGTACTGGGCAATTCAGTATGA
The sequence above is drawn from the Quercus lobata isolate SW786 chromosome 12, ValleyOak3.0 Primary Assembly, whole genome shotgun sequence genome and encodes:
- the LOC115971696 gene encoding heat shock 22 kDa protein, mitochondrial-like, whose amino-acid sequence is MAPIIRRLIYSPLFSNLLNHKTSTLLAPLSVRSFSTNLWTSFDSSDEFCSINCHGGSMTRTDQFHARRGTHDQITEYPWQLEGPQGTYEAKKVDDGLFVRVDMPGIDKSEVKINVEEDSLVIKGEGLKQSEHESSGRTYVGSIDLCPNFFKLDETKAQMRNGILRLIIPKMKDGQKESKTVSQIRVE